A portion of the Nitrospirota bacterium genome contains these proteins:
- a CDS encoding sulfite exporter TauE/SafE family protein → MVFPVSGVKTSILIPPLVAMVVSFFTSMGGVSGAFLLLPFQMSALGYTSPSVSATNFVFNIVAIPSGVYRFIREGRMAWPLTWVIVAGTLPGVFIGYYLRVIYLPDPKAFKLFVGCVLLYIGGRLLYEISKKAKTKEKMKALEKKFKERQKSWRTSGLPKDAAIKTVSFSLLKVEYEFWGERFSFSTIGMFVLAFIVGVIGGTYGIGGGAIIAPFCVAVFHLPVYTVAGAALMGTFITSIAGVTFYSIIPSGLNTSPDWMLGALFGIGGFIGIYLGARFQKFVPQKTIKFMLGFVIVFLAIRYISQFFM, encoded by the coding sequence ATTGTATTTCCTGTCTCAGGTGTAAAGACATCTATTTTAATCCCACCTCTCGTTGCCATGGTCGTATCGTTTTTTACCTCTATGGGAGGCGTTTCGGGTGCATTTTTACTTTTGCCATTTCAGATGAGTGCGCTTGGCTACACATCTCCATCCGTCTCTGCCACAAACTTTGTTTTTAACATAGTTGCAATCCCATCTGGTGTTTATCGCTTTATAAGGGAAGGAAGGATGGCTTGGCCTCTTACATGGGTGATTGTTGCAGGGACACTGCCTGGTGTGTTTATTGGATATTATCTTAGGGTCATATATCTGCCTGACCCAAAGGCATTTAAGCTCTTTGTTGGCTGTGTCTTACTTTACATAGGAGGAAGGCTTCTTTATGAGATTTCTAAAAAGGCAAAGACAAAAGAAAAGATGAAAGCGCTGGAAAAAAAATTCAAAGAAAGGCAGAAGTCATGGCGGACTTCAGGACTGCCAAAGGATGCGGCTATTAAAACGGTTTCATTTAGCCTCCTTAAGGTTGAATACGAATTCTGGGGCGAGAGGTTTTCCTTCAGCACCATAGGCATGTTTGTCCTCGCATTTATTGTTGGAGTCATAGGAGGAACATACGGTATAGGAGGAGGTGCAATCATAGCACCATTCTGTGTAGCAGTATTTCACCTTCCTGTATATACGGTGGCAGGCGCCGCACTTATGGGAACATTCATTACCTCTATTGCAGGCGTGACATTCTATAGCATTATCCCATCAGGGCTTAATACCTCGCCTGACTGGATGCTTGGAGCACTTTTTGGCATTGGTGGCTTCATCGGTATATATCTTGGAGCAAGGTTTCAGAAGTTCGTGCCGCAGAAAACCATCAAATTCATGTTAGGCTTCGTCATAGTCTTTCTTGCAATAAGGTATATCTCGCAGTTCTTTATGTAA